The genomic segment CGTCGCACAGCGCGCGCGCCAGATCGACGTTGAACCCCGCCGGATTGCCGTCGGCCCCGGTGAAGTTGAACGGCGGATAATCGATCTCGGTCAGGAACCGGATCATGGTCAGGCGCGACATGTCGGGCCGCTCCGGACGCCGCCGCGGATCCCAAAACCCCGGCACCGCATGCGCCGTCGCATCCGCGATCGCCTTCGCCTCGGGCGCGGTCTCCGCAGCCCGCGCGGCGACAGGCATCAGCAGCGTGGTCGCGGCGAGCGCCAGCACCGCCACGGCTGCGCGCCAGCCGGCCGGTCGGCCATTGATCAACATCGCAATCTGTGGTTGCATAATTAGGGGTTCCGCACCGGCGGTCTTATAGACCATCCGACGCGAGACGCGAGTATCGTTTGCGTAAGAGCGTGCCATGGTCCTAACCGACCGCGCCGGACTGCACGAGACGATGACCGACGGGGGCGGCGATGATGAGGCAATTGCCCCATCGCCCGGGCCGCCCCGCTTTCTCGCCGCTTGGCCTTCCCCGGTCAGCAACGACAATCATCAGGGCGATGAGTGGTGCGAGGCTCGGGACAGCCAATCCGAAGCGATCGCAGCGCCGGAGCTGGATTGCCTACGCGGCGTGCTGGCGCCGGCACTGCTGCACGCCGCCGCCGAACGGGCCAAAGACCTCGACATCGGAGCAGACCGCGTCCTGATCCAACAGGGTCTGATCGATGAGGAAGCTTATCTCCGCTATCTCACCCGCTGGCTTCGCCTCGGTTTCGAAGACTTCGGCGAGTTCTGCCGCACCGACTGTCCGCTGGAAGACGCGCAGATCCCCTCCGCCACTGCGACCGGAATCGTGCCGCTCCGGGTCGATGACGAATTGGTCTGGGTGGTGGCGCCGCGGCGCCTTGCGAGCCATCGGCTGTGCGGGCTGCTGGACGACTATCCGGACACACGCCCGCGGCTACGATTAGCCTCTGCGGCGACACTGGAGACCTTTGTGGCGCGGCAGGGCGACCGCGCGCTGGCCAACATCGCCAGCGCCGATCTGCACCAGCGCCATCCGATGCTGTCGGCGGCACCACGCAAGGCCGGACCGATATGGCGGCAACGCCTCAGGCGCGGAGCCTGCGTGGCGGCCCTGCTCGCCCTGCCGTTCTTCCCTGATCCCGACGTCACGACGACGCTGCTGGCGGCCTGGTTCATCGGCTTTGCCGGATTGCGCCTGCTGGCCTGCTTGTGGCCGCGCCCGACCTTGCCACCGTCGCCGCGAAAGCCGGACGCAAAGCTCCCGACCTATACGGTGGTGGCGGCGCTGTATCGCGAAGCCGACTCGGTGGGGCCGCTGGTCGAAGCCCTCGAAGCGCTCGACTACCCGCGCGAGAAGCTCGACCTGATCCTGGTGATCGAGCCCGACGACCTCGCCACCCGCGCGGCGCTGGCCCGGATCAAGCGGCGACCCCATCTGCGGGTGCTGATCGCACCCGCAGTCGAGCCCCGAACCAAGCCGAAGGCGCTGAACTACGCGCTCGCCTTCGCGCGCGGCAGTTTCATTGCGGTGTACGACGCCGAAGATCGGCCCGATCCCGACCAGTTGCGGGCGGCGCTGGCGGCGTTCGACGCCACCGGCCGGAAGACGGCCTGCGTGCAGGCCAGCCTGTGCATCGACAACCTCACCCATAGCTGGCTGTCACGCACGTTCCTGGCCGAATATGCCGGTCAGTTCGATCTGTTTCTGCCGGGCCTTGCGGCGCTCGGCCTGCCGCTGCCGCTTGGCGGCACCTCGAACCATTTCCGCACCGAGGTGCTGCGAGGCATCGGCGGCTGGGATCCGCACAACGTCACCGAAGACGCCGATCTCGGCTTCCGGCTCGCCCGGTTCGGCCACCGCTGCGTCACCATCCCCTCGACCACCTACGAAGAGGCGCCGATCGCCTTTCGCAATTGGCTGCCGCAGCGGGCGCGCTGGATGAAGGGCTGGATCCAGACCTGGGAGGTGCATATGCGGCACCCGATCCGGCTGTGGCGCGAGATCGGCTGGCGTGGCGTGGTCGGCCTCAACCTGGTGGTCGGCGGCAACGTGCTGTCGGCCCTCGCCTATCCGCTGCTGGTGCTGCTCGCCGTGATGTCGGCGGCAGACTGGGCGGATCTGGTGCCGGTCTGGCTCGACGGCTGGCTGGAGCCCGCGGCGCCGAGCGCGCTGCACTGGCTCACAATCGCATCCGGCGTTGCATCGACATTGGTGGTCGGCTTGCTCGGCCTCGCCCGGCGGCGGCAATTGCGGCACGCCGGGGCGTTGGCGCTGACGCCGCTCTATTGGCTGTGCCTATCGGTGGCGGCGTGGCGCGCGCTGGCGCAATTCGTCTGGTGTCCGTACCGCTGGGACAAGACTCAGCACGGCGTTGCCCGCCGTCCACATCCACTCGCGCCGAAACCGAAAGCCCGGCGGCAGCGATGGCGACTCTCGGCCTAAGCTACAGATACCGCTTCAGATCGGCCGCAGCCTCTTCGGGCTTGCGCTTGATGTTGAACGGCGAGACGAAATTGCCCGACTTGTCCATCAGATAGATCAGCGCGGTGTGATCCATGGTGTAGTCGCCGTCCTTCAGCGGAACCTTCTTGGCATAGACCCGGTAGGCCTTC from the Rhodopseudomonas palustris genome contains:
- a CDS encoding glycosyltransferase, whose product is MVLTDRAGLHETMTDGGGDDEAIAPSPGPPRFLAAWPSPVSNDNHQGDEWCEARDSQSEAIAAPELDCLRGVLAPALLHAAAERAKDLDIGADRVLIQQGLIDEEAYLRYLTRWLRLGFEDFGEFCRTDCPLEDAQIPSATATGIVPLRVDDELVWVVAPRRLASHRLCGLLDDYPDTRPRLRLASAATLETFVARQGDRALANIASADLHQRHPMLSAAPRKAGPIWRQRLRRGACVAALLALPFFPDPDVTTTLLAAWFIGFAGLRLLACLWPRPTLPPSPRKPDAKLPTYTVVAALYREADSVGPLVEALEALDYPREKLDLILVIEPDDLATRAALARIKRRPHLRVLIAPAVEPRTKPKALNYALAFARGSFIAVYDAEDRPDPDQLRAALAAFDATGRKTACVQASLCIDNLTHSWLSRTFLAEYAGQFDLFLPGLAALGLPLPLGGTSNHFRTEVLRGIGGWDPHNVTEDADLGFRLARFGHRCVTIPSTTYEEAPIAFRNWLPQRARWMKGWIQTWEVHMRHPIRLWREIGWRGVVGLNLVVGGNVLSALAYPLLVLLAVMSAADWADLVPVWLDGWLEPAAPSALHWLTIASGVASTLVVGLLGLARRRQLRHAGALALTPLYWLCLSVAAWRALAQFVWCPYRWDKTQHGVARRPHPLAPKPKARRQRWRLSA